The proteins below come from a single Miscanthus floridulus cultivar M001 chromosome 1, ASM1932011v1, whole genome shotgun sequence genomic window:
- the LOC136470649 gene encoding uncharacterized protein, which produces MEVSAGLRPPPVAAAASLRGRRSASVPPRAASHSVRSVSRAVKIKASAIYDLQRNRSNLESLFCYDKSVPEENIGKPSGLNLEKKNVGDNPPCSSCEAKGAVLCATCAGSGLYVDSILESQGIIVKVRCLGCGGTGNIMCTKCGGRGHT; this is translated from the exons ATGGAGGTCTCCGCTGGGCTCCGGCCGCCGCCCGTCGCTGCGGCAGCGTCGCTCCGAGGCCGCCGGTCCGCGTCGGTGCCGCCGCGCGCGGCTTCCCATTCGGTGCGGTCCGTGTCCCGCGCGGTTAAG ATTAAAGCAAGTGCAATTTATGACCTCCAAAGAAATAGAAGTAATCTTGAATCGTTATTCTGCTATGACAAATCTGTCCCAGAGGAGAATATTGGAAAACCATCCGGTCtaaatttggaaaagaagaatgtTGGGGACAACCCTCCCTGCTCAAGCTGTGAAGCTAAAGGTGCTGTGCTGTGTGCAACATGCGCTGGTTCAGGCTTGTATGTCGACTCAATACTAGAGAGCCAAGGAATCATTGTGAAAGTCAGATGCCTAG GTTGTGGAGGAACTGGGAACATCATGTGCACCAAATGTGGAGGCCGTGGGCATACATGA
- the LOC136470639 gene encoding cation/calcium exchanger 1-like — translation MALTRGRARTAPAAPSACFLLLLVLLLTSSSLLAPTSQGSEGGSILLGAASSSSGKGRGNSCEELPSISGGEARCAYLRAHSPCSPAGYVDYLCLFYCAFAGAPAAACAALALWLVVLFYLLGDTASEYFCASLEGLSAALRLPPAVAGVTLLSLGNGAPDVFASVVSFASGDGGGVGLSSALGGALFVSTVVAGVVALAVGGACGGVVVEWRGFVRDLCFLLLALCYLLAVLVNGEITVWVAVSFVSLYVGYVVLVWTSHCCAEKSKPDAASLSAPLLLDDDDDVVPSLPSHSKTTEAPGTATSRVRAMLHWLAGALCMPLYLPRRLTIPDIAGHRWSRPYAVGSAALAPVLLAFTWTSSQRHNPMSSHSVAVLVGSALLGLLLALLAAATTDANSPPRGRRRRVPWLAAGFVMSVLWAYTLARELVALLVSIGYVVGIKPSVLGVTVLAWGDSLGDLVSNVAMAVHGGAGGAQTAMSGCYAGPLFNTVVGLGLSLALAAGAQHPAPFVVPADAAAYEAVGFLGAALAWALFVVPVRGMRIDRVYGVGLIAIYLCFFAVRVCETLGHWS, via the coding sequence ATGGCGCTCACCCGCGGGCGAGCGCGCACTGCCCCCGCCGCCCCCAGCGCCTGCTTCCTCCTGCTCCTCGTGCTCCTCCTGACCTCCTCCTCACTCCTCGCCCCCACCAGCCAAGGGTCCGAGGGCGGGTCAATTCTCCTCGGTGCCGCTTCGTCCTCCTCCGGGAAGGGACGGGGGAACAGCTGCGAGGAGCTGCCGTCCATCAGCGGCGGGGAGGCCCGGTGCGCGTACCTCCGCGCGCACTCGCCCTGCTCCCCCGCGGGGTACGTCGACTACCTCTGCCTCTTCTACTGCGCCTTCGCcggcgcgccggcggcggcgtgcgcCGCGCTCGCGCTGTGGCTGGTGGTGCTCTTCTACCTCCTGGGCGACACCGCGTCCGAGTACTTCTGCGCGTCGCTGGAGGGCCTCTCGGCGGCGCTGCGCCTGCCGCCCGCCGTCGCGGGCGTCACGCTGCTGTCGCTCGGGAACGGCGCGCCCGACGTGTTCGCCAGCGTCGTGTCCTTCGcgtcgggcgacggcggcggcgtcgggctCAGCAGCGCGCTTGGCGGGGCGCTCTTCGTCTCCACCGTCGTCGCGGGCGTCGTCGCGCTCGCCGTGGGCGGCGCGTGCGGCGGGGTCGTCGTCGAGTGGCGCGGCTTCGTGCGCGACCTCTGCTTCCTCCTCCTCGCGCTCTGCTACCTGCTGGCGGTGCTCGTCAACGGGGAGATCACCGTCTGGGTGGCCGTGTCGTTCGTCTCGCTCTACGTCGGCTACGTCGTCCTCGTGTGGACCTCCCACTGCTGCGCCGAGAAGAGCAAGCCGGACGCCGCAAGCCTCTCCGCGCCGCTCCTcctcgatgacgacgacgacgtcgtcCCGTCGCTGCCGTCCCACTCCAAGACGACGGAGGCGCCCGGCACGGCCACGTCGAGGGTTAGAGCGATGCTGCATTGGCTCGCGGGCGCGCTCTGCATGCCGCTGTACCTCCCGCGCCGCCTCACCATCCCGGACATCGCCGGGCACCGCTGGTCCCGGCCCTACGCCGTCGGCTCCGCCGCGCTGGCGCCGGTCCTCCTCGCCTTCACCTGGACCTCCTCGCAGCGCCACAACCCGATGTCGTCGCACAGCGTCGCGGTGCTCGTGGGCAGCGCGCTCCTGGGCCTCCTGCTCGCGTTGCTCGCCGCGGCCACCACGGATGCCAACTCCCCCCCGCGCGGCCGGAGGCGCCGCGTGCCGTGGCTCGCGGCGGGGTTCGTGATGAGCGTGCTGTGGGCGTACACCCTGGCGCGCGAGCTGGTGGCGCTGCTGGTGTCCATCGGGTACGTGGTCGGGATCAAGCCGAGCGTGCTGGGCGTGACGGTGCTGGCGTGGGGCGACTCCCTGGGCGACCTGGTGTCTAACGTGGCGATGGCCGTGCACGGCGGCGCCGGCGGAGCGCAGACGGCGATGTCCGGCTGCTACGCGGGCCCGCTGTTCAACACGGTGGTGGGGCTGGGCCTGTCGCTGGCGCTGGCGGCGGGCGCGCAGCACCCGGCGCCGTTCGTGGTGCCCGCGGACGCGGCGGCGTACGAGGCGGTGGGGTTCCTGGGCGCGGCGCTGGCGTGGGCGCTGTTCGTGGTGCCCGTCCGCGGGATGCGGATCGACCGCGTCTACGGGGTCGGGCTCATCGCCATCTACCTCTGCTTCTTCGCCGTGCGCGTCTGCGAGACGCTCGGGCACTGGAGCTAG
- the LOC136449366 gene encoding uncharacterized protein: MVDLIVSTKWLTKVLMDGGSGLNIMCTETLDAMGVDRATETLTFEVVGFHGTYHAILGRPFYAKFMVVPNYTYLKLKMPGPGGVITVGTSFQRAYECEVECCNHATAIVASKELTGIKKEVTEEAPDPKRSTGSFEPAKGSKEVLIDPRSIEGKMVRIGTTLSSE; this comes from the exons ATGGTTGACCTGATCGTCAGCACGAAATGGctcaccaaagttctgatggatggaggtagtggcctcaacatcatgtgcaCTGAGACGCTCGATGCTATGGGCGTCGATCGAGC GACGGaaaccctcacctttgaagtggttgggttccacggaacctaccacgccatcctaggacgaccattctacgcgaagttcatggtcgtccccaactacacctacctcaagctgaaaatGCCGGGCCccggtggggtcatcaccgtcggcacctccttccagcgcgcctatgagtgcgaggtcgagtgctgcaacCACGCcacggcaatcgtcgcctccaaagagctcacgGGCATCAAGAAAGAAGTCACCGAAGaggcacccgaccccaagcggtcaACCGGGTCCTTTGAGCCAGCGAAAggctctaaggaggtcctcatagaccctaggagCATAGAGGGCAAAATGGTGCGCatcggtaccacgctttcctccgaatag